In Coturnix japonica isolate 7356 unplaced genomic scaffold, Coturnix japonica 2.1 chrUnrandom535, whole genome shotgun sequence, the following are encoded in one genomic region:
- the INO80E gene encoding INO80 complex subunit E isoform X4: MGSGLFHKPEAEVARSVRHFRKMNGAVDQDGGGGSGCRRRYRALKRRLRLLLYEQECFQEELRRAQRRLLRVSRDKSFLLDRLLQYEQVDDDSSDSDATASSDSDGEAPKGAEPPPLKRKRSPTGGGASPPSNPGLAPPTSYLSTLGSPPYSPFPSDYLAPPERPRGPTRRNKGARRIQLPSAPPSPPPSLSFAPHRAP; this comes from the exons ATGGGAAGCGGGTTGTTTCACAAGCCGGAAGCGGAAGTCGCTCGGTCAGTCCGTCACTTCCGGAAGATGAACGGGGCGGTGGATCAAGATGGCGGCGGGGGCAGCGGCTGCCGGCGGCGATACCGGGCCTTAAAGAGGAGATTGAGGCTCCTGCTTTAT GAGCAGGAATGTTTCCAGGAGGAGCTGCGCCGAGCACAGAGACGACTGCTCAGGGTGTCCAGGGATAAGag TTTCCTCCTGGACCGGCTGCTGCAATACGAACAAGTGGACGACGACTCATCAG ATTCCGATGCCACGGCCTCCTCCGACAGCGATGGGGAAGCACCAAAGGGGGCGGAGCCTCCTCCCCTTAAAAG GAAGCGCAGCCCAACGGGGGGCGGAGCCTCCCCACCATCCAATCCCGGATTGGCCCCGCCCACTTCCTATTTGAGCACG CTGGGCTCCCCCCCCTACAGCCCGTTCCCCAGCGATTACTTGGCCCCCCCCGAGCGGCCGCGAGGACCCACACGGCGCAACAAGGGAGCCAGACGGATACAG CTGCCGTCGgctcctccctctccccccccatcTCTGTCCTTTGCTCCTCATCGTGCCCCATAG
- the INO80E gene encoding INO80 complex subunit E isoform X2 has translation MGSGLFHKPEAEVARSVRHFRKMNGAVDQDGGGGSGCRRRYRALKRRLRLLLYEQECFQEELRRAQRRLLRVSRDKSFLLDRLLQYEQVDDDSSDSDATASSDSDGEAPKGAEPPPLKRKRSPTGGGASPPSNPGLAPPTSYLSTLGSPPYSPFPSDYLAPPERPRGPTRRNKGARRIQLPSAPPPPPPSLSFVPPAVLGSGSGSVSAPPPPPKAPGPVPQTVPRRLLSDGGDGSGDDGMDGDDELVIDIPEP, from the exons ATGGGAAGCGGGTTGTTTCACAAGCCGGAAGCGGAAGTCGCTCGGTCAGTCCGTCACTTCCGGAAGATGAACGGGGCGGTGGATCAAGATGGCGGCGGGGGCAGCGGCTGCCGGCGGCGATACCGGGCCTTAAAGAGGAGATTGAGGCTCCTGCTTTAT GAGCAGGAATGTTTCCAGGAGGAGCTGCGCCGAGCACAGAGACGACTGCTCAGGGTGTCCAGGGATAAGag TTTCCTCCTGGACCGGCTGCTGCAATACGAACAAGTGGACGACGACTCATCAG ATTCCGATGCCACGGCCTCCTCCGACAGCGATGGGGAAGCACCAAAGGGGGCGGAGCCTCCTCCCCTTAAAAG GAAGCGCAGCCCAACGGGGGGCGGAGCCTCCCCACCATCCAATCCCGGATTGGCCCCGCCCACTTCCTATTTGAGCACG CTGGGCTCCCCCCCCTACAGCCCGTTCCCCAGCGATTACTTGGCCCCCCCCGAGCGGCCGCGAGGACCCACACGGCGCAACAAGGGAGCCAGACGGATACAG CTGCCGTCggctcctccccctccccccccctctctGTCCTTTGTTCCCCCTGCAGTTCTtggttccggttccggttccgtTTCggctcctcccccccccccaaaggcTCCGGGTCCGGTCCCACAGACGGTGCCACGGCGGCTCCTCAGCGACGGGGGGGACGGCAGCGGGGACGACGGCATGGATGGGGATGATGAGCTGGTCATTGATATACCTGAGCCATAA
- the INO80E gene encoding INO80 complex subunit E isoform X3 has protein sequence MGSGLFHKPEAEVARSVRHFRKMNGAVDQDGGGGSGCRRRYRALKRRLRLLLYEQECFQEELRRAQRRLLRVSRDKSFLLDRLLQYEQVDDDSSDSDATASSDSDGEAPKGAEPPPLKRKRSPTGGGASPPSNPGLAPPTSYLSTLGSPPYSPFPSDYLAPPERPRGPTRRNKGARRIQLPSAPPPPPPSLSFVPPAVLGSGSGSVSAPPPPPKAPGPVPQTVPRRLLSDGGDGSGDDGMDGDDELVIDIPEP, from the exons ATGGGAAGCGGGTTGTTTCACAAGCCGGAAGCGGAAGTCGCTCGGTCAGTCCGTCACTTCCGGAAGATGAACGGGGCGGTGGATCAAGATGGCGGCGGGGGCAGCGGCTGCCGGCGGCGATACCGGGCCTTAAAGAGGAGATTGAGGCTCCTGCTTTAT GAGCAGGAATGTTTCCAGGAGGAGCTGCGCCGAGCACAGAGACGACTGCTCAGGGTGTCCAGGGATAAGag TTTCCTCCTGGACCGGCTGCTGCAATACGAACAAGTGGACGACGACTCATCAG ATTCCGATGCCACGGCCTCCTCCGACAGCGATGGGGAAGCACCAAAGGGGGCGGAGCCTCCTCCCCTTAAAAG GAAGCGCAGCCCAACGGGGGGCGGAGCCTCCCCACCATCCAATCCCGGATTGGCCCCGCCCACTTCCTATTTGAGCACG CTGGGCTCCCCCCCCTACAGCCCGTTCCCCAGCGATTACTTGGCCCCCCCCGAGCGGCCGCGAGGACCCACACGGCGCAACAAGGGAGCCAGACGGATACAG CTGCCGTCGGC tcctccccctccccccccctctctGTCCTTTGTTCCCCCTGCAGTTCTtggttccggttccggttccgtTTCggctcctcccccccccccaaaggcTCCGGGTCCGGTCCCACAGACGGTGCCACGGCGGCTCCTCAGCGACGGGGGGGACGGCAGCGGGGACGACGGCATGGATGGGGATGATGAGCTGGTCATTGATATACCTGAGCCATAA
- the INO80E gene encoding INO80 complex subunit E isoform X1, whose product MGSGLFHKPEAEVARSVRHFRKMNGAVDQDGGGGSGCRRRYRALKRRLRLLLYEQECFQEELRRAQRRLLRVSRDKSFLLDRLLQYEQVDDDSSDSDATASSDSDGEAPKGAEPPPLKRKRSPTGGGASPPSNPGLAPPTSYLSTLGSPPYSPFPSDYLAPPERPRGPTRRNKGARRIQFLVPVPVPFRLLPPPQRLRVRSHRRCHGGSSATGGTAAGTTAWMGMMSWSLIYLSHKAPKIDLNGPKMDPNGPKMTRNGPKIDQNSIKWTQNGMRWIQIDPKWTQNGIKLTQN is encoded by the exons ATGGGAAGCGGGTTGTTTCACAAGCCGGAAGCGGAAGTCGCTCGGTCAGTCCGTCACTTCCGGAAGATGAACGGGGCGGTGGATCAAGATGGCGGCGGGGGCAGCGGCTGCCGGCGGCGATACCGGGCCTTAAAGAGGAGATTGAGGCTCCTGCTTTAT GAGCAGGAATGTTTCCAGGAGGAGCTGCGCCGAGCACAGAGACGACTGCTCAGGGTGTCCAGGGATAAGag TTTCCTCCTGGACCGGCTGCTGCAATACGAACAAGTGGACGACGACTCATCAG ATTCCGATGCCACGGCCTCCTCCGACAGCGATGGGGAAGCACCAAAGGGGGCGGAGCCTCCTCCCCTTAAAAG GAAGCGCAGCCCAACGGGGGGCGGAGCCTCCCCACCATCCAATCCCGGATTGGCCCCGCCCACTTCCTATTTGAGCACG CTGGGCTCCCCCCCCTACAGCCCGTTCCCCAGCGATTACTTGGCCCCCCCCGAGCGGCCGCGAGGACCCACACGGCGCAACAAGGGAGCCAGACGGATACAG TTCTtggttccggttccggttccgtTTCggctcctcccccccccccaaaggcTCCGGGTCCGGTCCCACAGACGGTGCCACGGCGGCTCCTCAGCGACGGGGGGGACGGCAGCGGGGACGACGGCATGGATGGGGATGATGAGCTGGTCATTGATATACCTGAGCCATAAAGCACCCAAAATCGACctaaatgggcccaaaatggacccaaatggacccaaaatgacAAGAAATGGCCCCAAAATTGACCAAAATAGCAtcaaatggacccaaaatggcatGAGATGGAtccaaattgacccaaaatggacccaaaatggcattaaattgacccaaaattga